A part of Fibrobacter sp. UWR4 genomic DNA contains:
- a CDS encoding NAD(P)H-hydrate dehydratase — MGVFRQSALDLCRPILSTEGMRSLDNDTKTFNSRNNGFGAAGIMPGNSPVDAGYELMLQAGDALYRRVRELLPQETYGTSVAIFVGGGNNGGDGLVLAKLLLENGIHCVVYSLTKAETFKNEAKFAYDDLVANGGSLVSVAGGLPATPTFKLVVDCMLGNGASGELRPAFAQVVQTINSWNIPVLAADAPTGYDSSYHHTGEISIKAKETMLFGLPRLDAYTQEGSRCFGNVTIAPLSYQDDLIRRYDQGLYLAEESLIEQLLPTRNEAGEKRSQGCALIIAGSANMTGAAALCTESALRSGAGLVTLAAPKSILPVLQTKLSEPVFCGLGSADSQHLSMMHIMQLQDVARYQHAVAIGPGMGTDLETQDAIRIFLSGLKLPVVIDADAINACGSSFFCMDDCPKEAIITPHKREWERNFGPLPSSESYYPEYLKQVAAQFGLVILLKGSPTYVATPDGRVFIIPARNSGLAKGGSGDVLTGIIVSLLSQGVPAPEAAVLGALIHQKAGRITREQMGPYAMLPSDVIKNLGKAFC, encoded by the coding sequence ATGGGAGTTTTTAGGCAATCCGCTCTGGATCTTTGCAGGCCCATTCTTTCTACCGAAGGAATGCGCAGCCTGGATAACGACACAAAGACATTCAACAGCAGGAACAACGGGTTTGGTGCTGCAGGTATAATGCCAGGCAACTCCCCCGTCGATGCCGGCTACGAACTGATGCTTCAGGCCGGTGACGCCCTTTACAGAAGGGTCCGTGAATTGCTGCCTCAAGAAACCTACGGCACGTCTGTAGCGATCTTCGTTGGCGGAGGCAACAACGGTGGCGACGGTCTTGTTCTCGCCAAGCTGCTGCTGGAAAACGGAATCCATTGTGTCGTATACTCCCTGACCAAGGCAGAAACTTTCAAGAACGAGGCAAAGTTTGCCTACGACGATCTGGTGGCAAACGGCGGATCCCTGGTAAGTGTAGCAGGAGGACTTCCCGCAACGCCCACCTTCAAGCTGGTGGTAGACTGTATGCTGGGGAACGGCGCTTCCGGCGAACTTCGTCCAGCATTTGCACAGGTGGTCCAGACCATCAACAGCTGGAACATTCCGGTCCTTGCCGCTGATGCTCCCACCGGATACGACTCCTCTTATCATCATACAGGCGAAATCAGCATTAAGGCAAAGGAAACAATGCTGTTTGGCCTCCCCCGTCTGGACGCCTACACCCAGGAAGGTTCCCGCTGTTTCGGCAACGTCACCATTGCGCCCCTGAGCTATCAGGATGACTTGATCCGCCGCTACGATCAGGGATTGTACCTTGCGGAAGAAAGCCTGATTGAACAGCTCCTGCCCACAAGAAACGAAGCCGGCGAAAAGCGGTCACAGGGCTGTGCGCTGATTATTGCTGGTTCCGCCAATATGACAGGTGCCGCCGCGCTGTGCACGGAATCCGCCCTCAGGAGCGGCGCAGGCCTCGTCACGCTAGCCGCCCCAAAATCAATCCTGCCGGTACTGCAGACCAAACTTTCCGAGCCCGTTTTCTGTGGGCTTGGATCCGCAGACAGCCAGCATCTTTCCATGATGCACATCATGCAGCTGCAGGATGTAGCCCGCTACCAGCACGCGGTAGCCATCGGGCCTGGCATGGGTACAGACCTGGAAACCCAGGACGCCATCCGAATCTTCCTTTCGGGTCTAAAGCTCCCGGTGGTCATTGACGCAGACGCCATCAATGCCTGCGGGTCTTCTTTCTTCTGTATGGACGACTGCCCCAAGGAAGCCATCATCACCCCGCACAAACGTGAATGGGAACGCAATTTCGGCCCGCTGCCCTCCAGCGAAAGCTACTATCCGGAATACCTGAAGCAGGTGGCCGCACAGTTCGGCCTTGTGATCCTGCTGAAAGGCTCCCCCACCTACGTCGCCACGCCAGACGGCCGCGTATTCATCATACCCGCCCGCAACTCCGGCCTTGCCAAGGGCGGTTCCGGCGATGTCCTCACAGGCATTATCGTATCCCTGCTTTCCCAGGGCGTTCCCGCCCCCGAAGCAGCGGTACTCGGAGCACTCATCCATCAGAAAGCAGGCCGCATTACCCGCGAGCAGATGGGGCCCTACGCCATGCTCCCCAGCGATGTCATTAAAAATCTAGGCAAAGCCTTCTGCTAG
- a CDS encoding porin family protein, producing the protein MRNLYAIILSLILAASAFAQEGEQAASKQKSPVGVGAKVAFDYGMIYGMDDEDDDVDGSPSGLGFDAGLMLRVMLVNNFYFAPEFNFAYIKTEHKYLNALRSYTRMDLEIPLMLRGVVADRFYATFGPQLGLNLSSDNKIRVQGSNLPEDFDQTFFEFGIAVGAGVQIAQGFFFDLRVYMGLTELFPDVDYLWDDDFSKDPSKSKGWSSIDMAGAKNLKFKAGVSYWFI; encoded by the coding sequence ATGAGGAACCTTTACGCCATTATTCTTTCTCTCATCCTCGCCGCTTCCGCATTCGCACAGGAAGGCGAGCAAGCCGCATCCAAGCAAAAGTCCCCTGTAGGCGTAGGCGCCAAGGTGGCATTTGACTACGGCATGATTTACGGCATGGACGACGAAGATGACGATGTAGACGGCAGCCCCTCCGGTCTCGGCTTTGACGCAGGCCTAATGCTCCGCGTCATGCTGGTGAACAATTTCTACTTCGCTCCGGAATTCAACTTCGCCTACATCAAGACCGAGCACAAGTACTTGAACGCACTCCGTAGCTACACCCGCATGGATCTGGAAATTCCCCTGATGCTCCGCGGCGTCGTGGCTGACCGATTCTATGCAACCTTCGGCCCCCAGCTGGGACTGAACCTTTCCAGCGACAACAAGATTCGCGTTCAAGGATCCAACCTTCCCGAAGATTTTGACCAGACATTCTTTGAATTCGGCATTGCCGTAGGCGCAGGCGTACAGATCGCTCAAGGCTTCTTCTTCGACCTTCGCGTATACATGGGCTTGACCGAACTTTTCCCGGATGTAGACTACCTGTGGGATGACGACTTCAGCAAGGATCCCAGCAAGTCCAAGGGCTGGTCCTCTATCGACATGGCCGGTGCCAAGAACCTGAAGTTCAAGGCCGGTGTCAGCTACTGGTTCATCTAG